One genomic region from Cyclopterus lumpus isolate fCycLum1 chromosome 20, fCycLum1.pri, whole genome shotgun sequence encodes:
- the nanog gene encoding homeobox protein NANOG, protein MKREMADWKAQISYNYNPSYHAYAYGLVYQPGPEQNHGNPTGWGEAGVTDLSNYNGGVTQAYYATTPRVREESPPRSPEQHAVNGHGHYQGSGVVYLGETQAGRVLLSGTHRTAYDARTLEVRRTESESTSDSEAHTSPNSWSSGSSREGSLPQTDPATWVKKELGDEASIRSPDAGGDVSGSLAEDPGTFVVSGNEGTNNTTSLQLPSTAQKKPCTAAVINPKGKVRAAFSESQMNALVQRFSVQRYLTPAEMKNLAELTGLTYKQVKTWFQNRRMKLRRHQKDTSWVSERYNKGSPMHTTMYANVPSHMPHYQGEVRPQLKEHYNQHMMETAFKKTTPQNMAFYLAAMGSAAMGSAAMGSAAMGSAAGSAGYPSWSPNSSQTAMPSRPQVSGWSMPPGVSHYEYNPNVFHSASATSANNTGPDTSFDSKEGEPVVNHGPLNMSMVHNGSQ, encoded by the exons ATGAAGAGAGAAATGGCTGACTGGAAGGCGCAGATAAGCTACAACTACAACCCCTCGTACCACGCCTACGCATACGGCCTCGTGTATCAACCTGGACCCGAGCAAAACCACGGGAACCCGACCGGCTGGGGCGAAGCCGGAGTCACGGATTTGAGCAACTACAACGGCGGAGTAACGCAGGCCTACTACGCCACCACCCCCAGGGTCCGGGAAGAATCACCGCCTCGCAGCCCGGAGCAGCACGCAGTGAACGGCCACGGTCACTACCAGGGCTCCGGGGTCGTCTACCTCGGTGAAACCCAGGCGGGCCGTGTGCTCCTATCCGGAACTCACCGGACCGCGTACGACGCGCGGACACTTGAGGTCAGGCGGACCGAAAGCGAATCGACCAGCGACTCGGAGGCGCACACCTCGCCAA ATTCGTGGAGCTCTGGCAGCAGCAGAGAAGGAAGTCTCCCCCAGACGGACCCTGCCACATGGGTGAAGAAAGAGCTTGGCGACGAGGCAAGCATCAGGAGCCCCGATGCCGGCGGGGACGTCTCTGGCTCTCTCGCAGAGGATCCAGGGACCTTTGTCGTCAGTGGGAACGAGGGAACCAACAACACTACCTCGCTACAACTACCCTCAACTGCCCAAAAGAAGCCATGCACTGCTGCTGTAATTAACCCCAAGGGAAAGGTGCGGGCAGCCTTCTCTGAGAGTCAGATGAATGCTCTTGTCCAGCGCTTCAGTGTTCAGAGGTACCTCACCCCGGCTGAAATGAAGAACCTAGCAGAACTGACAGGGCTGACCTACAAACAG GTTAAGACTTGGTTTCAGAACCGAAGGATGAAGCTACGGCGGCACCAGAAGGACACTAGCTGGGTGTCTGAGCGCTACAACAAAGGCAGCCCGATGCATACAACCATGTACGCCAACGTTCCCTCGCACATGCCACAT TATCAGGGAGAAGTCCGGCCACAGCTCAAGGAGCATTACAACCAGCACATGATGGAGACTGCCTTCAAGAAGACGACTCCCCAGAACATGGCTTTCTACCTGGCTGCAATGGGGTCTGCTGCAATGGGGTCTGCTGCAATGGGGTCTGCTGCAATGGGGTCTGCTGCTGGATCCGCAGGCTACCCCTCCTGGTCCCCCAACTCATCCCAGACGGCAATGCCCTCCAGGCCCCAGGTGTCTGGCTGGTCCATGCCCCCTGGTGTCAGCCACTATGAATACAATCCCAATGTATTCCACTCAGCCAGTGCCACCTCAGCAAATAACACTGGACCAGACACAAGCTTCGACAGCAAAGAGGGGGAGCCTGTCGTCAACCACGGGCCCTTGAACATGTCCATGGTACACAATGGCAGCCAGTAG